One Paralichthys olivaceus isolate ysfri-2021 chromosome 8, ASM2471397v2, whole genome shotgun sequence genomic region harbors:
- the gpr78a gene encoding G-protein coupled receptor 26, with protein MSTYAGIPEFLLEVSIVVIAVVSLLTNGSVLLCFTQSAELRSHVPGLFILNLSLSNILLAIVNMPATFLCVAQGAKPFGHLFCQAVSFAETFLTTNAMLSMAALSVDRWIAVVFPLSYSSKMRYRDALLIVAYSWLHSLAFSLTQLLMDWGGYSHTYASCTLHLAGEERSLQLAAYATFTVLFHLSSFALCLFVLCFSYLKVLRVARSHCKRIDVITVQTLLLLVDIDPSVKERCLAEQKKRRQRATKKICIFIGSFILCYSPYVITRLVELLPSVHIPLYIGIATKCLSYAKASSDPFVYCLLRHQYRKVLVSVISRVLRKDRYSLSAHSISSTLDTADDTCIARIT; from the exons ATGAGCACATATGCTGGTATCCCGGAGTTCCTCCTGGAAGTGTCCATCGTGGTGATCGCCGTGGTCTCGCTGCTGACGAACGGGTCAGTGCTGCTATGCTTCACCCAGAGCGCCGAGCTGAGGTCGCACGTGCCCGGGCTCTTCATCCTGAACCTCTCCTTGTCCAACATCCTCCTCGCCATCGTCAACATGCCTGCCACTTTCCTCTGCGTGGCCCAGGGCGCAAAGCCCTTCGGACACTTGTTCTGCCAGGCTGTGAGTTTCGCGGAGACTTTCCTCACCACTAATGCCATGTTGAGCATGGCCGCGCTCAGCGTGGACAGGTGGATAGCGGTGGTGTTTCCCCTGAGTTACTCCAGCAAGATGCGCTACAGGGACGCGCTCCTGATCGTGGCGTACTCGTGGCTGCACTCGCTCGCGTTTTCTCTCACCCAGCTGCTGATGGACTGGGGGGGATACAGCCACACTTACGCctcctgcacgctgcacctgGCCGGGGAGGAGAGGTCGCTGCAGCTCGCCGCCTATGCGACCTTCACGGTGCTGTTCCACCTCAGCAGCTTCGCGCTCTGCCTCTTCGTCCTGTGCTTCTCCTACCTGAAAGTTCTGAGAGTGGCCAGGTCCCACTGCAAGAGGATAGATGTGATCACAGTGCagaccctgctgctgctggtcgaTATTGACCCCAG tgtgaaggagagatgtCTGGcagaacagaagaagaggaggcagcGTGCCACAAAGAAAATTTGCATCTTCATCggctccttcatcctctgctaTTCACCCTATGTTATAACAAG GTTGGTGGAGTTGTTGCCCTCCGTGCACATCCCTCTGTACATAGGCATCGCCACTAAATGTCTGTCCTATGCCAAGGCCTCCAGTGATCCATTTGTCTACTGTCTGCTGCGGCATCAGTACAGGAAGGTCCTGGTCAGTGTCATCAGCCGGGTTCTGAGAAAAGATCGTTACTCGCTGTCTGCCCACAGCATTAGCAGCACCTTGGACACTGCAGACGATACCTGCATTGCCAGGATTACCTGA
- the LOC109627435 gene encoding serine protease HTRA3-like isoform X3, with translation MQLFLLAVALVFTHDLTGGAVRPDKCAPRCDASLCPSPSCPGGYSPDRCNCCLVCSPGEGEFCGRKHDPPCGDGLECKTLAAAGKKRGSRGVCRCKTELEVCGSDGRTYGNVCKMRAASRKAQQKGRPEVSLAHKGACAGSSLVHPSSPRYKFNFIADVVEKIAPAVVHIELFVRHPLFGRHIHLSSGSGFIVTHSGEIVTNAHVVTTAAAVTGRPQLRVQLHDGDAYEAMVRDVDRKADIATIKVNPQKKLPVLSLGRSADLRPGEFVVAIGSPFALQNTVTTGIVSTAQRDGKELGIKDSDMDYIQTDAIINYGNSGGPLINLDGEVIGINTLKVTAGISFAIPSDRISRFLTESQTKHSKEKTRLQRRLTEEPQSDAEVKRRFLGIRMLTITTDLVAELKHNYPDFPDIHSGVFVQQVIPNTAAEKGGITEGDVIVKLNGQPVDTTEDIHEVLQGDQPLLLEIRRGNDDLLFNIHPQVIVH, from the exons ATGCAGTTATTTTTGCTCGCAGTGGCGCTCGTCTTTACGCACGACCTTACTGGAGGAGCCGTGCGCCCTGACAAGTGCGCCCCCCGGTGCGACGCGAGCTTGTGCCCGAGCCCCAGCTGCCCGGGTGGGTACTCCCCGGACCGCTGCAACTGCTGCCTGGTGTGTTCGCCGGGCGAGGGAGAGTTCTGCGGCCGCAAACACGACCCACCCTGCGGCGATGGCCTGGAGTGCAAGACGCTCGCTGCAGCGGGGAAGAAGCGCGGCTCCAGAGGGGTCTGCCGGTGCAAGACGGAGCTAGAGGTGTGCGGGAGCGACGGGAGAACATACGGTAACGTGTGTAAGATGAGGGCGGCCAGCAGGAAGGCTCAGCAGAAGGGGAGGCCGGAGGTCAGCCTAGCGCACAAAGGAGCCTGTGCTG GTTCGTCCTTGGTCCATCCCAGCAGCCCTCGCTACAAGTTCAACTTCATTGCAGACGTAGTGGAGAAAATAGCCCCGGCTGTTGTCCACATTGAGCTGTTTGTTAG ACATCCTTTGTTCGGTCGCCACATACACCTCTCCAGTGGCTCTGGGTTCATTGTGACCCACTCAGGAGAGATCGTGACCAATGCTCACGTGGTAACCACAGCTGCCGCGGTGACAGGGAGGCCCCAGCTGCGTGTTCAGCTCCATGATGGCGATGCATACGAGGCCATGGTCAGAGATGTAGATAGGAAGGCGGACATCGCCACAATCAAGGTCAATCCTCAG AAGAAGCTTCCTGTACTGTCTCTGGGCCGCTCAGCTGATCTGAGGCCAGGGGAGTTCGTGGTTGCCATCGGCAGCCCCTTCGCCCTGCAAAACACAGTCACCACCGGCATCGTCAGCACGGCACAGAGAGACGGCAAGGAGCTGGGCATCAAAGACTCAGACATGGACTACATCCAGACTGACGCTATTATTAAT TACGGCAACTCAGGAGGACCTCTCATCAACTTG gatgGGGAGGTGATCGGCATCAACACTCTGAAAGTGACAGCAGGAATCTCCTTCGCTATCCCCTCAGACAGGATCAGCCGCTTCCTCACAGAGTCACAGACCAAACACagcaaag AAAAGACGAGACTGCAGAGACGACTCACGGAGGAGCCACAGTCTGATGCGG AAGTAAAGAGACGTTTCTTAGGCATCAGGATGCTCACAATCACCACAGA TCTAGTAGCAGAGTTAAAGCATAATTATCCAGACTTTCCTGACATCCACAGTggagtgtttgtgcagcaggtCATACCGaacactgcagcagaaaa GGGAGGGATTACTGAAGGTGACGTTATAGTGAAACTGAACGGACAGCCGGTCGACACCACTGAAGACATTCACGAGGTGTTACAGGGCGACCAGCCACTCCTGCTGGAGATTCGCAGAGGCAACGACGACTTATTGTTCAACATCCACCCACAGGTTATTGTGCATTGA
- the LOC109627435 gene encoding serine protease HTRA3-like isoform X4, whose translation MQLFLLAVALVFTHDLTGGAVRPDKCAPRCDASLCPSPSCPGGYSPDRCNCCLVCSPGEGEFCGRKHDPPCGDGLECKTLAAAGKKRGSRGVCRCKTELEVCGSDGRTYGNVCKMRAASRKAQQKGRPEVSLAHKGACAGSSLVHPSSPRYKFNFIADVVEKIAPAVVHIELFVRHPLFGRHIHLSSGSGFIVTHSGEIVTNAHVVTTAAAVTGRPQLRVQLHDGDAYEAMVRDVDRKADIATIKVNPQKKLPVLSLGRSADLRPGEFVVAIGSPFALQNTVTTGIVSTAQRDGKELGIKDSDMDYIQTDAIINYGNSGGPLINLDGEVIGINTLKVTAGISFAIPSDRISRFLTESQTKHSKEKTRLQRRLTEEPQSDAVKRRFLGIRMLTITTDLVAELKHNYPDFPDIHSGVFVQQVIPNTAAEKGGITEGDVIVKLNGQPVDTTEDIHEVLQGDQPLLLEIRRGNDDLLFNIHPQVIVH comes from the exons ATGCAGTTATTTTTGCTCGCAGTGGCGCTCGTCTTTACGCACGACCTTACTGGAGGAGCCGTGCGCCCTGACAAGTGCGCCCCCCGGTGCGACGCGAGCTTGTGCCCGAGCCCCAGCTGCCCGGGTGGGTACTCCCCGGACCGCTGCAACTGCTGCCTGGTGTGTTCGCCGGGCGAGGGAGAGTTCTGCGGCCGCAAACACGACCCACCCTGCGGCGATGGCCTGGAGTGCAAGACGCTCGCTGCAGCGGGGAAGAAGCGCGGCTCCAGAGGGGTCTGCCGGTGCAAGACGGAGCTAGAGGTGTGCGGGAGCGACGGGAGAACATACGGTAACGTGTGTAAGATGAGGGCGGCCAGCAGGAAGGCTCAGCAGAAGGGGAGGCCGGAGGTCAGCCTAGCGCACAAAGGAGCCTGTGCTG GTTCGTCCTTGGTCCATCCCAGCAGCCCTCGCTACAAGTTCAACTTCATTGCAGACGTAGTGGAGAAAATAGCCCCGGCTGTTGTCCACATTGAGCTGTTTGTTAG ACATCCTTTGTTCGGTCGCCACATACACCTCTCCAGTGGCTCTGGGTTCATTGTGACCCACTCAGGAGAGATCGTGACCAATGCTCACGTGGTAACCACAGCTGCCGCGGTGACAGGGAGGCCCCAGCTGCGTGTTCAGCTCCATGATGGCGATGCATACGAGGCCATGGTCAGAGATGTAGATAGGAAGGCGGACATCGCCACAATCAAGGTCAATCCTCAG AAGAAGCTTCCTGTACTGTCTCTGGGCCGCTCAGCTGATCTGAGGCCAGGGGAGTTCGTGGTTGCCATCGGCAGCCCCTTCGCCCTGCAAAACACAGTCACCACCGGCATCGTCAGCACGGCACAGAGAGACGGCAAGGAGCTGGGCATCAAAGACTCAGACATGGACTACATCCAGACTGACGCTATTATTAAT TACGGCAACTCAGGAGGACCTCTCATCAACTTG gatgGGGAGGTGATCGGCATCAACACTCTGAAAGTGACAGCAGGAATCTCCTTCGCTATCCCCTCAGACAGGATCAGCCGCTTCCTCACAGAGTCACAGACCAAACACagcaaag AAAAGACGAGACTGCAGAGACGACTCACGGAGGAGCCACAGTCTGATGCGG TAAAGAGACGTTTCTTAGGCATCAGGATGCTCACAATCACCACAGA TCTAGTAGCAGAGTTAAAGCATAATTATCCAGACTTTCCTGACATCCACAGTggagtgtttgtgcagcaggtCATACCGaacactgcagcagaaaa GGGAGGGATTACTGAAGGTGACGTTATAGTGAAACTGAACGGACAGCCGGTCGACACCACTGAAGACATTCACGAGGTGTTACAGGGCGACCAGCCACTCCTGCTGGAGATTCGCAGAGGCAACGACGACTTATTGTTCAACATCCACCCACAGGTTATTGTGCATTGA
- the LOC109627435 gene encoding serine protease HTRA3-like isoform X2 has translation MQLFLLAVALVFTHDLTGGAVRPDKCAPRCDASLCPSPSCPGGYSPDRCNCCLVCSPGEGEFCGRKHDPPCGDGLECKTLAAAGKKRGSRGVCRCKTELEVCGSDGRTYGNVCKMRAASRKAQQKGRPEVSLAHKGACAGSSLVHPSSPRYKFNFIADVVEKIAPAVVHIELFVRHPLFGRHIHLSSGSGFIVTHSGEIVTNAHVVTTAAAVTGRPQLRVQLHDGDAYEAMVRDVDRKADIATIKVNPQKKLPVLSLGRSADLRPGEFVVAIGSPFALQNTVTTGIVSTAQRDGKELGIKDSDMDYIQTDAIINYGNSGGPLINLDGEVIGINTLKVTAGISFAIPSDRISRFLTESQTKHSKVNPPPLVTEKTRLQRRLTEEPQSDAVKRRFLGIRMLTITTDLVAELKHNYPDFPDIHSGVFVQQVIPNTAAEKGGITEGDVIVKLNGQPVDTTEDIHEVLQGDQPLLLEIRRGNDDLLFNIHPQVIVH, from the exons ATGCAGTTATTTTTGCTCGCAGTGGCGCTCGTCTTTACGCACGACCTTACTGGAGGAGCCGTGCGCCCTGACAAGTGCGCCCCCCGGTGCGACGCGAGCTTGTGCCCGAGCCCCAGCTGCCCGGGTGGGTACTCCCCGGACCGCTGCAACTGCTGCCTGGTGTGTTCGCCGGGCGAGGGAGAGTTCTGCGGCCGCAAACACGACCCACCCTGCGGCGATGGCCTGGAGTGCAAGACGCTCGCTGCAGCGGGGAAGAAGCGCGGCTCCAGAGGGGTCTGCCGGTGCAAGACGGAGCTAGAGGTGTGCGGGAGCGACGGGAGAACATACGGTAACGTGTGTAAGATGAGGGCGGCCAGCAGGAAGGCTCAGCAGAAGGGGAGGCCGGAGGTCAGCCTAGCGCACAAAGGAGCCTGTGCTG GTTCGTCCTTGGTCCATCCCAGCAGCCCTCGCTACAAGTTCAACTTCATTGCAGACGTAGTGGAGAAAATAGCCCCGGCTGTTGTCCACATTGAGCTGTTTGTTAG ACATCCTTTGTTCGGTCGCCACATACACCTCTCCAGTGGCTCTGGGTTCATTGTGACCCACTCAGGAGAGATCGTGACCAATGCTCACGTGGTAACCACAGCTGCCGCGGTGACAGGGAGGCCCCAGCTGCGTGTTCAGCTCCATGATGGCGATGCATACGAGGCCATGGTCAGAGATGTAGATAGGAAGGCGGACATCGCCACAATCAAGGTCAATCCTCAG AAGAAGCTTCCTGTACTGTCTCTGGGCCGCTCAGCTGATCTGAGGCCAGGGGAGTTCGTGGTTGCCATCGGCAGCCCCTTCGCCCTGCAAAACACAGTCACCACCGGCATCGTCAGCACGGCACAGAGAGACGGCAAGGAGCTGGGCATCAAAGACTCAGACATGGACTACATCCAGACTGACGCTATTATTAAT TACGGCAACTCAGGAGGACCTCTCATCAACTTG gatgGGGAGGTGATCGGCATCAACACTCTGAAAGTGACAGCAGGAATCTCCTTCGCTATCCCCTCAGACAGGATCAGCCGCTTCCTCACAGAGTCACAGACCAAACACagcaaag TAAACCCTCCTCCACTTGTGACAGAAAAGACGAGACTGCAGAGACGACTCACGGAGGAGCCACAGTCTGATGCGG TAAAGAGACGTTTCTTAGGCATCAGGATGCTCACAATCACCACAGA TCTAGTAGCAGAGTTAAAGCATAATTATCCAGACTTTCCTGACATCCACAGTggagtgtttgtgcagcaggtCATACCGaacactgcagcagaaaa GGGAGGGATTACTGAAGGTGACGTTATAGTGAAACTGAACGGACAGCCGGTCGACACCACTGAAGACATTCACGAGGTGTTACAGGGCGACCAGCCACTCCTGCTGGAGATTCGCAGAGGCAACGACGACTTATTGTTCAACATCCACCCACAGGTTATTGTGCATTGA
- the LOC109627435 gene encoding serine protease HTRA3-like isoform X1: protein MQLFLLAVALVFTHDLTGGAVRPDKCAPRCDASLCPSPSCPGGYSPDRCNCCLVCSPGEGEFCGRKHDPPCGDGLECKTLAAAGKKRGSRGVCRCKTELEVCGSDGRTYGNVCKMRAASRKAQQKGRPEVSLAHKGACAGSSLVHPSSPRYKFNFIADVVEKIAPAVVHIELFVRHPLFGRHIHLSSGSGFIVTHSGEIVTNAHVVTTAAAVTGRPQLRVQLHDGDAYEAMVRDVDRKADIATIKVNPQKKLPVLSLGRSADLRPGEFVVAIGSPFALQNTVTTGIVSTAQRDGKELGIKDSDMDYIQTDAIINYGNSGGPLINLDGEVIGINTLKVTAGISFAIPSDRISRFLTESQTKHSKVNPPPLVTEKTRLQRRLTEEPQSDAEVKRRFLGIRMLTITTDLVAELKHNYPDFPDIHSGVFVQQVIPNTAAEKGGITEGDVIVKLNGQPVDTTEDIHEVLQGDQPLLLEIRRGNDDLLFNIHPQVIVH, encoded by the exons ATGCAGTTATTTTTGCTCGCAGTGGCGCTCGTCTTTACGCACGACCTTACTGGAGGAGCCGTGCGCCCTGACAAGTGCGCCCCCCGGTGCGACGCGAGCTTGTGCCCGAGCCCCAGCTGCCCGGGTGGGTACTCCCCGGACCGCTGCAACTGCTGCCTGGTGTGTTCGCCGGGCGAGGGAGAGTTCTGCGGCCGCAAACACGACCCACCCTGCGGCGATGGCCTGGAGTGCAAGACGCTCGCTGCAGCGGGGAAGAAGCGCGGCTCCAGAGGGGTCTGCCGGTGCAAGACGGAGCTAGAGGTGTGCGGGAGCGACGGGAGAACATACGGTAACGTGTGTAAGATGAGGGCGGCCAGCAGGAAGGCTCAGCAGAAGGGGAGGCCGGAGGTCAGCCTAGCGCACAAAGGAGCCTGTGCTG GTTCGTCCTTGGTCCATCCCAGCAGCCCTCGCTACAAGTTCAACTTCATTGCAGACGTAGTGGAGAAAATAGCCCCGGCTGTTGTCCACATTGAGCTGTTTGTTAG ACATCCTTTGTTCGGTCGCCACATACACCTCTCCAGTGGCTCTGGGTTCATTGTGACCCACTCAGGAGAGATCGTGACCAATGCTCACGTGGTAACCACAGCTGCCGCGGTGACAGGGAGGCCCCAGCTGCGTGTTCAGCTCCATGATGGCGATGCATACGAGGCCATGGTCAGAGATGTAGATAGGAAGGCGGACATCGCCACAATCAAGGTCAATCCTCAG AAGAAGCTTCCTGTACTGTCTCTGGGCCGCTCAGCTGATCTGAGGCCAGGGGAGTTCGTGGTTGCCATCGGCAGCCCCTTCGCCCTGCAAAACACAGTCACCACCGGCATCGTCAGCACGGCACAGAGAGACGGCAAGGAGCTGGGCATCAAAGACTCAGACATGGACTACATCCAGACTGACGCTATTATTAAT TACGGCAACTCAGGAGGACCTCTCATCAACTTG gatgGGGAGGTGATCGGCATCAACACTCTGAAAGTGACAGCAGGAATCTCCTTCGCTATCCCCTCAGACAGGATCAGCCGCTTCCTCACAGAGTCACAGACCAAACACagcaaag TAAACCCTCCTCCACTTGTGACAGAAAAGACGAGACTGCAGAGACGACTCACGGAGGAGCCACAGTCTGATGCGG AAGTAAAGAGACGTTTCTTAGGCATCAGGATGCTCACAATCACCACAGA TCTAGTAGCAGAGTTAAAGCATAATTATCCAGACTTTCCTGACATCCACAGTggagtgtttgtgcagcaggtCATACCGaacactgcagcagaaaa GGGAGGGATTACTGAAGGTGACGTTATAGTGAAACTGAACGGACAGCCGGTCGACACCACTGAAGACATTCACGAGGTGTTACAGGGCGACCAGCCACTCCTGCTGGAGATTCGCAGAGGCAACGACGACTTATTGTTCAACATCCACCCACAGGTTATTGTGCATTGA
- the pi4k2b gene encoding phosphatidylinositol 4-kinase type 2-beta: MMSECDPTETESSGLDAGEAAVSLPESNFLSSDSPGVLFDRSRAGLGLALNPGVAVRMSDSCESVLTELETDGSGEEALLLPCLAGGSSSPRGEREKRSRRNRHSSSSDKDTLASPGTSSGDFNHFPEDPEFADIIQRAEQAIESGVFPERISQGSSGSYFVKDPKGKIIGVFKPKSEEPYGHLNPKWTKYFHKLCCPCCFGRGCLLPNQGYLSEAAASLVDTKLGLGVVPKTKVVYLASETFHYSAIDRAKSRGKKYALEMVPKVGRRFHRVGLPPKVGSFQLFVEGYRGADHWVRRFDAEPLPENIRKQLQSQFERLVVLDYVIRNTDRGDENWLIKYEKSGEGEEQKDAELPETENCPDSCIKIAAIDNGLAFPFKHPDQWRAYPFQWALLPQARVAFSQETRDLVLSRLSDMNFVQDLCEDLYEMFKTDKGFDKTMFERQMSVMRGQVLNLTQALKDGKSPNQLVKMPPVVVERRHSSGQGRMASLGSAFTQTFHCKRPFFSSW; the protein is encoded by the exons ATGATGTCCGAATGCGACccgacagagacagagagcagcggGCTGGACGCCGGGGAGGCAGCGGTGTCGCTGCCGGAGTCCAACTTTCTCTCCTCGGACTCTCCTGGGGTTTTGTTTGACAGGAGCCGGGCGGGCTTGGGACTCGCGTTGAACCCCGGGGTCGCCGTTCGTATGTCGGACTCGTGCGAGAGCGTCCTGACCGAGCTGGAGACGGACGGCTCCGGAGAAGaggcgctgctgctgccgtgCTTAGCGGGAGGCTCGTCGTCTCCGcggggggagagggagaagcGCAGCAGGCGGAACAGGCACAGCTCGTCGTCGGATAAAGACACCTTGGCCTCGCCAG GTACCAGCAGCGGGGACTTCAACCATTTCCCAGAGGATCCCGAGTTTGCTGATATTATCCAAAGGGCAGAACAAGCGATCGAGAGTGGCGTCTTCCCAGAGAGAATTTCACAGGGATCCAGTGGGAGCTACTTTGTCAAGGACCCAAAAGGG AAAATCATTGGTGTTTTCAAACCAAAGTCAGAGGAACCTTACGGTCACCTCAACCCCAAATGGACCAAATATTTTCACAAG CTGTGCTGTCCGTGTTGTTTTGGCCGAGGCTGCTTGTTACCTAACCAGGGTTACCTCTCAGAGGCTGCCGCCTCACTTGTTGATACCAAGCTCGGCCTGGGTGTGGTGCCAAAAACCAAG gtgGTATACCTGGCTAGCGAAACATTCCATTACAGTGCCATCGACAGGGCGAAGTCCAGGGGGAAGAAGTATGCCTTAGAGATGGTCCCTAAGGTGGGGCGACGCTTCCACAGAGTGGGACTGCCACCCAAG gtggGCTCCTTTCAGCTGTTTGTGGAGGGTTACCGTGGAGCAGACCACTGGGTGCGGCGCTTTGATGCAGAGCCGCTGCCGGAGAACATccggaagcagctgcagtcacagTTTGAGCGGCTGGTGGTGTTGGACTACGTCATCAGGAACACAG ATCGAGGGGACGAAAACTGGTTGATCAAGTATGAGAAGtctggagaaggagaagaacaaAAG GATGCAGAGTTGCCAGAGACAGAGAACTGTCCAGATTCTTGCATCAAGATCGCAGCGATCGACAACGGCCTGGCCTTCCCCTTTAAGCACCCAGACCAATGGCGAGCCT ACCCATTTCAGTGGGCACTCCTCCCCCAGGCGAGGGTTGCCTTCTCTCAGGAGACCAGAGACCTGGTGTTGTCCCGCCTCTCCGATATGAACTTTGTCCAAGACCTCTGTGAGGACCTCTATGAGATGTTCAAG aCGGATAAAGGTTTTGACAAAACCATGTTTGAGAGACAGATGTCTGTGATGAGGGGACAG GTGTTGAATCTGACGCAGGCACTGAAGGATGGGAAGAGTCCCAACCAGCTGGTGAAGATGCCGCCCGTGGTGGTGGAGCGCAGACATTCAAGCGGCCAGGGGCGTATGGCATCACTGGGCAGCGCCTTCACGCAAACCTTCCACTGCAAGCGGCCATTTTTCTCTTCTTGGTAG